A genomic window from Massilia sp. METH4 includes:
- a CDS encoding CHAT domain-containing protein: MAEPITFRVFGTALDGAGAQSLAGERKLELRCAFGVHTQRAAAAASATVDVEPGKDIVALQIADGPLLLLHPEHARDLLGADGAATRGAGSAVAVTGQLPWTAGVARRDGRPGPAAALLEWFGVVRVPEKDEETAEAIAAAIDGQVTEGLYRVDADGLPAQFGPEHRVGGWDERADPGPLLVFMHGTFVDTARTFGRLWLRNAAPLEALLADYPNRAFAFDHPTILKSPIGNAIALVDSLPHGAVLHLVTHSRAGLVADVLLRASRLEADAVLERLFADAPAARRELEELRSRLRTKTITVQRVVRCACPARGTLLASRRLDAFLSVFQWLLGLAGVNATTEFVDLMAAVARQRTSASAMPGLQAMMPDSALVRWLNAPLDGVDSELYVVAGDAEGDGVVSWLKTLVADAFFWTDNDMVVQTRSMYGGVPRAAGPRAPKFRLFTGPQATHFSYFARPDLVAPLHAALRGEPGDDWKAIGAQSRAGLDSSGTRAVPEAAVPRSEPGHPHVIVVPDLFGSMLATPDGDVLWLAGHSLARFGELSPSLHPVLKPVGLVPGHYEDLCRHLAATHNVTAFAYDWRLDIAVQADALAAAIARLAAARQHPEQPIRIVAHGMGGLLVRAVQARHPAAWRHVAEAPAARIVLLGVPHGGSWLPLRMLCGDETFGRLFNAPGPLFQDRVVRDTLAAMPGFLQLQAGLADPHSPLREVAGWRAAAEAEERALGANGWHDPQGGWAIPDAPCLRQAAAFWRELEHALPGLLRDADKLVTVAGHAPGTVAGMEHGKCTGVDLITVDSGDRHVTLDSALLHGVPAWRMPVAHDALPRTTRHFDALADLLATGTTERLPALGGASRGGPAQAARAQRRPLSHGSRLGPEPDRAAPDGVVPMTAPAGDEAAGDDGRLTIRVHHGDLRFVKAPLLLGHYQSMTLSGTEAVVDTLVGGRMAKALRAGVYPDRLGSFQIFENGRQHHGGRRKQRMIPRPRAAIIVGLGEEGKLTAQRLAYTIRIGVLAFAERLTETGAPPARFELAAALAGSGGSGVSVGAAALALAQGITDANVRLREVGWPVVESLTIVEVYLDRATDAWRVLRLQAEATPERLVVEGYLQQGDGSLRRPLESSYRGAAYDFISATHMDGGTARMPLIAYSLDTRRARTEVRAQQAQGALVRDLVEGASNSARSDGQIGRTLFNLLIPVEIEPYLAGSASMLMELDATTSTLPWELLDTDPEQPGVRRDDMAPWAIRCKVIRKLRVSAYREQVVDAGTEDNMLIIGEPLADPAYGRLAGAQREAAAIAATARTAFGIHADRVTNLEPQANARRVINQLFARNYRIVHIAGHGTGPACADDGDKEYGGVVLSGKATYLGVNEIMAMRVTPELVFLNCCHLAQGSLKPPYDRAAFAAGIAGALIDIGVRCVIAAGWAIEDRAAELFATTFYEELFSGQRFIDAVGTARLAAWELDRTGNTWAAYQCYGDPDWSWKAASGSRYPPPQEEYAGVASPMTLNLVLQAIATEALYSPHEDTRRNRERLAWLEKNFEPEGWTARGDVAQEFGAAWAALPDRQEALKWLHRAINAPDGRSSLNAVEMLAEQASLPGATLEELQEAIGNLGKLVKELPPTLPRLSLLGNAYRRVSMLQHRAGDPAAAASLELARQHFERAVLCPPLENLHKYYPMRARLACEVRAGLLAEAAGTVPPPGRPTAQLMRDLAELAREIDLAANADPKFWSIVAQSEQDILKAVLQRDLAAHAADIAESMKDLYRRIRTKRYWTHVADDARALLEAYLAVLGAGQDEERQASQRVLELLDGFATTVAERT, encoded by the coding sequence ATGGCAGAACCCATCACTTTCCGCGTATTCGGCACGGCGCTGGACGGCGCTGGCGCGCAGTCGCTGGCGGGCGAGCGCAAGCTGGAGCTGCGCTGCGCCTTCGGCGTGCACACGCAGCGCGCCGCGGCGGCGGCCAGCGCCACCGTCGACGTCGAGCCGGGCAAGGATATCGTGGCGCTGCAGATCGCGGACGGCCCGCTGCTGCTGCTGCATCCCGAGCACGCGCGCGACCTGCTCGGCGCCGACGGAGCCGCCACCCGGGGCGCGGGAAGTGCCGTCGCGGTCACCGGGCAGCTGCCATGGACGGCCGGCGTGGCCCGGCGGGATGGCCGCCCGGGCCCCGCCGCCGCGCTGCTCGAATGGTTCGGGGTGGTCCGCGTGCCGGAAAAAGACGAAGAAACGGCCGAGGCGATCGCCGCCGCCATCGACGGACAGGTCACCGAAGGCCTGTATCGCGTCGACGCGGACGGGCTTCCCGCGCAATTCGGGCCCGAGCACCGCGTCGGCGGATGGGACGAGCGCGCCGATCCGGGCCCGCTGCTCGTATTCATGCACGGCACCTTCGTCGATACCGCCCGCACCTTCGGCAGGCTGTGGCTGCGCAATGCCGCGCCGCTGGAGGCGCTGCTGGCGGACTACCCGAACCGCGCCTTCGCGTTCGACCATCCGACCATCCTGAAAAGCCCGATCGGCAACGCCATCGCCCTGGTCGACAGCCTGCCGCACGGCGCCGTGCTGCACCTCGTCACGCATTCGCGCGCCGGCCTGGTGGCGGACGTGCTGCTGCGTGCGTCCCGGCTGGAAGCCGATGCGGTGCTGGAGCGGCTGTTCGCGGATGCGCCCGCCGCGCGGCGCGAGCTGGAGGAGCTGAGAAGCCGGCTGCGCACCAAGACCATTACCGTGCAGCGCGTGGTGCGCTGCGCCTGCCCGGCGCGCGGCACCCTGCTGGCCTCGCGCCGCCTCGACGCGTTCCTCTCCGTGTTCCAGTGGCTGCTCGGTCTGGCCGGCGTGAACGCGACCACCGAATTCGTCGACCTGATGGCGGCCGTGGCGCGCCAGCGCACCAGCGCCAGCGCGATGCCGGGCCTGCAGGCGATGATGCCGGACAGCGCCCTGGTGCGCTGGCTGAACGCGCCGCTGGATGGCGTGGACAGCGAACTGTACGTGGTGGCCGGCGATGCCGAGGGCGACGGCGTGGTGTCGTGGCTGAAGACGCTGGTGGCCGACGCCTTCTTCTGGACCGACAACGACATGGTGGTGCAGACCCGCTCGATGTATGGCGGCGTGCCGCGCGCGGCCGGCCCACGCGCGCCGAAGTTCCGCCTGTTCACGGGCCCGCAAGCCACCCACTTCAGCTATTTCGCCCGCCCCGACCTGGTGGCGCCGCTGCACGCCGCGCTGCGCGGCGAGCCGGGCGATGACTGGAAGGCCATCGGCGCGCAATCGCGCGCCGGGCTCGATTCCAGCGGCACCCGCGCCGTGCCGGAAGCCGCCGTGCCGCGCAGCGAACCGGGCCATCCGCACGTGATCGTGGTGCCCGACCTGTTCGGCTCGATGCTCGCGACGCCGGACGGCGACGTGCTGTGGCTGGCGGGCCACTCGCTGGCCCGCTTCGGCGAGCTGTCGCCCTCCCTCCATCCCGTGCTGAAGCCGGTCGGCCTCGTGCCCGGCCATTACGAGGACCTGTGCCGGCACCTGGCCGCCACGCACAACGTGACGGCATTTGCGTACGACTGGCGGCTGGACATCGCCGTCCAGGCGGACGCGCTGGCGGCGGCGATCGCGCGGCTGGCGGCGGCGCGCCAGCATCCCGAGCAGCCGATCCGCATCGTCGCCCACGGCATGGGCGGCCTGCTGGTGCGCGCCGTGCAGGCGCGCCACCCGGCCGCCTGGCGCCACGTTGCCGAGGCGCCGGCCGCGCGCATCGTGCTGCTCGGCGTGCCGCACGGCGGCAGCTGGCTGCCGCTGCGCATGCTGTGCGGCGACGAGACCTTCGGCCGGCTGTTCAACGCGCCGGGGCCGTTGTTCCAGGACCGCGTGGTGCGCGACACGCTGGCCGCCATGCCGGGCTTCCTGCAACTGCAGGCCGGCCTGGCCGATCCCCATTCGCCCTTGCGCGAGGTGGCGGGCTGGCGCGCCGCGGCCGAAGCCGAGGAGCGCGCGCTGGGCGCCAACGGCTGGCACGACCCGCAGGGCGGCTGGGCGATCCCGGACGCGCCGTGCCTCCGGCAGGCCGCCGCCTTCTGGCGGGAACTGGAACACGCCTTGCCGGGATTGCTGCGCGATGCGGACAAGCTCGTAACCGTGGCCGGCCACGCGCCCGGCACGGTGGCCGGCATGGAACACGGCAAGTGCACGGGCGTGGACCTGATCACGGTCGACAGCGGCGACCGGCACGTCACGCTCGACAGCGCCCTGCTGCACGGCGTGCCGGCCTGGCGCATGCCGGTGGCGCACGACGCGCTGCCGCGCACCACCCGGCATTTCGACGCGCTGGCCGACCTGCTGGCCACGGGCACCACGGAGCGCCTGCCCGCCCTCGGCGGCGCCAGCCGGGGCGGCCCCGCGCAGGCGGCGCGCGCGCAGCGCCGGCCGCTGTCGCACGGCAGCCGCCTCGGCCCCGAGCCGGACCGCGCCGCGCCGGATGGCGTGGTGCCGATGACGGCGCCGGCCGGCGACGAGGCGGCCGGGGACGATGGGCGGCTCACGATCCGCGTCCACCACGGCGACCTGCGCTTCGTGAAAGCACCCCTGCTGCTGGGGCACTACCAGTCGATGACGCTGTCCGGCACCGAGGCGGTGGTCGATACGCTGGTGGGCGGCCGCATGGCCAAGGCCCTGCGCGCCGGCGTCTACCCGGACCGGCTGGGCAGTTTCCAGATCTTCGAGAATGGCCGCCAGCACCATGGCGGGCGGCGCAAGCAGCGCATGATCCCCAGGCCCCGCGCCGCGATTATTGTCGGCCTCGGCGAGGAGGGCAAGCTCACGGCCCAACGACTGGCCTACACGATCCGCATCGGCGTGCTGGCCTTCGCCGAGCGGCTGACGGAAACCGGCGCGCCGCCGGCACGTTTCGAGCTGGCGGCCGCGCTGGCCGGCAGCGGCGGCTCCGGCGTCTCGGTCGGCGCCGCCGCGCTGGCGCTGGCGCAGGGCATTACCGACGCCAACGTGCGCCTGCGCGAGGTCGGCTGGCCGGTCGTCGAGTCGCTCACGATCGTCGAGGTATACCTGGACCGCGCCACCGACGCCTGGCGCGTGCTGCGGCTGCAGGCCGAGGCCACGCCGGAGCGTCTCGTGGTGGAGGGTTACCTGCAGCAGGGCGACGGCAGCCTGCGCCGGCCGCTGGAGAGCAGCTACCGGGGCGCCGCCTACGACTTCATCAGCGCCACCCACATGGACGGCGGCACGGCGCGCATGCCGCTGATCGCCTACAGCCTCGACACGCGGCGCGCCCGCACCGAGGTACGCGCTCAGCAGGCCCAGGGCGCGCTGGTGCGCGACCTCGTCGAAGGCGCGTCCAATTCCGCGCGCTCGGACGGCCAGATCGGCCGCACCCTGTTCAACCTCCTGATCCCGGTGGAGATCGAGCCCTACCTGGCCGGCTCGGCCAGCATGCTGATGGAGCTCGACGCCACCACGTCCACCCTGCCCTGGGAACTGCTCGACACGGACCCCGAACAGCCGGGCGTGCGGCGCGACGACATGGCGCCCTGGGCGATCCGCTGCAAGGTGATCCGCAAGCTGCGCGTGTCCGCCTATCGCGAGCAGGTGGTGGACGCGGGCACCGAGGACAATATGCTGATCATCGGCGAACCGCTGGCCGACCCGGCCTACGGCCGCCTGGCCGGCGCGCAGCGCGAGGCCGCCGCCATCGCCGCCACCGCCCGCACGGCCTTCGGCATCCACGCCGACCGGGTCACGAACCTGGAGCCGCAGGCGAACGCGCGCCGCGTGATCAACCAGCTGTTCGCGCGCAATTACCGCATCGTGCACATCGCCGGCCACGGCACCGGCCCGGCCTGCGCGGACGACGGGGACAAGGAGTATGGCGGCGTGGTCCTGTCGGGCAAGGCAACCTACCTGGGCGTGAACGAGATCATGGCGATGCGCGTGACGCCGGAGCTGGTGTTCCTGAATTGCTGCCACCTCGCCCAGGGCAGCCTGAAACCGCCGTATGACCGCGCCGCGTTCGCCGCGGGCATCGCCGGCGCCCTGATCGACATCGGCGTGCGCTGCGTGATCGCGGCCGGCTGGGCCATCGAGGACAGGGCCGCCGAACTGTTCGCGACCACGTTCTACGAAGAGCTGTTCTCCGGCCAGCGCTTCATCGACGCGGTCGGCACCGCGCGCCTGGCGGCCTGGGAGCTCGACCGCACCGGCAATACCTGGGCCGCCTACCAGTGCTACGGCGATCCGGACTGGAGCTGGAAAGCGGCCAGCGGCAGCCGTTACCCCCCGCCCCAGGAGGAATACGCGGGGGTGGCGTCGCCCATGACGCTGAACCTGGTGCTGCAAGCCATTGCCACGGAGGCGCTGTACTCGCCGCACGAGGATACCCGGCGCAACCGCGAGCGGCTGGCCTGGCTGGAAAAGAACTTCGAACCGGAAGGCTGGACCGCGCGCGGCGACGTGGCCCAGGAATTCGGCGCTGCCTGGGCCGCGCTGCCGGACCGGCAGGAAGCCCTGAAATGGCTGCACCGCGCCATCAACGCCCCGGACGGGCGCTCCTCGCTGAACGCGGTCGAAATGCTGGCCGAACAGGCCAGCCTGCCGGGCGCGACGCTCGAGGAACTGCAGGAAGCGATCGGCAACCTCGGCAAGCTCGTCAAGGAATTGCCGCCCACCCTGCCCCGCCTCAGCCTGCTCGGCAATGCATACCGGCGCGTGAGCATGCTCCAGCACCGCGCCGGCGACCCGGCCGCGGCGGCCAGCCTGGAGCTGGCGCGCCAGCATTTCGAGCGCGCCGTGCTGTGCCCGCCGCTGGAAAACCTGCACAAGTACTATCCGATGCGCGCCCGGCTGGCCTGCGAAGTGCGCGCCGGCCTGCTGGCCGAGGCGGCCGGCACGGTTCCGCCGCCCGGCCGCCCGACGGCGCAACTGATGCGCGACCTGGCCGAGCTGGCGCGCGAGATCGACCTGGCCGCCAATGCCGACCCGAAGTTCTGGTCGATCGTGGCCCAGTCCGAGCAGGATATCCTCAAGGCCGTATTGCAGCGCGACCTCGCCGCCCACGCCGCCGACATCGCCGAGTCGATGAAGGACTTGTACCGGCGCATTCGCACCAAGCGCTACTGGACCCACGTGGCGGACGACGCGCGCGCCCTGCTCGAGGCCTACCTGGCCGTGCTGGGCGCCGGGCAGGACGAGGAACGGCAGGCGTCGCAGCGCGTGCTGGAACTGCTGGATGGCTTTGCCACGACCGTGGCCGAGCGCACCTGA
- a CDS encoding IS110 family transposase has translation MKITTCSMDLAKEVFQFHGVNASGKVEMRCQLRRGKVMRFFSNMPPCLIGMEACGSAHYWARQLQSLGHTVKLIAPQFVKPYVKTNKHDAADAEAICEAVQRPNMRFVPIKTIEQQAIIAVHTARSGFVKQRTAQANQIRGLLAEFGLVVPKGLAVLRERVPALLDEAKDELPGIFRQTILELLDHLKVLDRRVNEFELEILKWHRSNPMSKRLEKIPGIGPITASALVAAIGNARNFANGRQLAAWIGLVPKQHSTGGRTNLLGISKRGDTYLRTLLIHGARAVIQHAVKKDPSKSGWLHSLLGRRHKNVAAVALANKNARTVWALLAHDREFRADYAAA, from the coding sequence ATGAAGATTACGACATGCAGTATGGATCTGGCAAAGGAAGTTTTCCAATTCCATGGCGTTAATGCGAGCGGCAAGGTCGAGATGCGATGCCAGCTCCGGCGTGGCAAGGTGATGAGGTTTTTCTCTAACATGCCGCCGTGTCTAATTGGGATGGAGGCGTGTGGCAGCGCGCATTACTGGGCACGGCAGTTGCAGAGCCTGGGCCACACGGTCAAGCTGATAGCTCCGCAGTTCGTCAAGCCATACGTGAAGACCAACAAGCACGATGCAGCCGATGCCGAGGCAATCTGCGAGGCAGTGCAAAGGCCAAACATGCGCTTTGTGCCGATCAAGACTATTGAGCAGCAGGCGATTATTGCTGTTCACACGGCGCGTAGTGGGTTCGTCAAGCAGCGTACTGCTCAGGCCAACCAGATTCGCGGCCTGCTGGCGGAGTTTGGCCTCGTTGTCCCGAAGGGTTTGGCCGTGCTCAGGGAGCGAGTACCGGCACTGCTCGACGAAGCGAAGGATGAGTTGCCCGGCATTTTTCGCCAGACCATTCTGGAACTTCTCGATCACTTGAAGGTGCTGGATAGAAGAGTCAACGAATTCGAGCTGGAAATTCTGAAATGGCACCGCTCGAACCCGATGTCCAAACGGTTGGAGAAGATACCCGGCATAGGACCGATCACAGCCAGCGCTTTGGTCGCGGCGATCGGTAACGCGAGGAACTTCGCCAATGGCAGGCAACTCGCAGCGTGGATCGGCCTAGTACCCAAGCAGCATTCGACAGGCGGTCGCACGAATCTTCTGGGCATCAGCAAAAGGGGCGATACGTACCTGCGTACTTTGCTCATTCATGGAGCCCGAGCGGTGATCCAGCATGCAGTCAAAAAGGATCCAAGCAAGAGCGGCTGGCTTCACTCACTGCTTGGGCGACGGCACAAGAACGTTGCGGCAGTAGCATTGGCCAACAAGAATGCAAGGACTGTCTGGGCCCTATTGGCTCATGACAGAGAGTTCCGAGCCGATTACGCTGCCGCGTAA
- a CDS encoding TonB-dependent receptor: MNTSIHKTGEIRLTALALAAAALASSASAQQAPATEPAAVVTVTGFRASLDSALNAKKSSDGILDVIKAEDIAKFPDANLAESLQRVPGVSLARGEGGEGRQITVRGLNAGFTRVRINGIEGMSMTGASDINGNSNRGRGFDFSVFASELFNSLEVRKTSEAAIEEGSLGATVDLRTGRPFDFKGRTISFGMQESWNSVARKTQPRFTGLISDRWDTAYGKFGALVSAAYSKRRATEEGYEAVDLYPASFDGGFCSPPGVSPQVPGNDAVKGVDAANCGFGVPRTSNPAAYGEVLSRTDNFGGTVATPAAGSGAFAPRIPRYRRSQTDYERTGITSSFQWRPAPGTDVNLDLMYGKFSNIRYDNYVGAISFGRSLAAANGKPQTSILEAEFDDKGSWTYGRFNGVDIRTEGLMDVYETKFRQNVLSASHRISDTLKVDVLHGMSNTNLDNPMRATVMFDAPNVNGFAFDFRQNRNVPTLTYGIDVANPASFTFARTEPNGTWHGQFFGRYLQSDNKLKTTAANLAWEANDHLTLRTGLSHRKNTWGLYEVGNGSDGGLNLPAGTTMNDISRHIDGFGRGLGGTGVPTSWAAVDLNKLLAVHNIECHCAAVPGSEFNLSTPGVTRIEEKIDALYGMVDFNYDLWGIGWRGNAGVRGVDTQATSMTLQRIAGQLQPITFTKKYRDWLPALNLTAQLPKDVFLRFSAGKTLARPEYGDLRPSASVNHQFQTVTVGNANLDPIRARTYDLQAEWYYDKNAMISLGFFRKEIKSFIQNVQQREVYSSLGLPNELLTDAGCSITGGLPACNVQPGTEVVVNRKFNTPGGPLNGLEFNLQAPFNFLPGIGKNFGLLANYTRVKSKINYIVRPDNPATPANEFIGDTADFTGLSPRAHNITLYYDDPKFSARVSAAHRSSYIQAVLGDINGHDYTRVNGMTNIDFSLSYNVTPNLRLSIEGQNLTDEALRYGRDTVRNDTLLYVHSGRTFVLGANYKF, translated from the coding sequence ATGAATACATCGATCCACAAGACCGGAGAAATCCGGCTGACCGCGCTGGCGCTGGCCGCGGCCGCGCTCGCGTCTTCCGCGTCGGCCCAGCAGGCGCCGGCCACCGAACCGGCCGCCGTGGTGACCGTGACCGGCTTCCGCGCCAGCCTGGACAGCGCCCTGAACGCCAAGAAGAGTTCCGACGGCATCCTGGACGTGATCAAGGCCGAGGATATCGCCAAGTTCCCGGACGCGAACCTGGCCGAATCGCTGCAGCGCGTGCCGGGCGTGTCGCTGGCGCGCGGTGAAGGCGGCGAAGGCCGCCAGATCACCGTGCGTGGCCTGAACGCCGGTTTTACCAGGGTGCGCATCAACGGCATCGAAGGCATGTCGATGACGGGCGCGTCGGACATCAACGGCAATTCGAACCGCGGCCGCGGCTTCGACTTTTCCGTGTTCGCGTCGGAACTGTTCAACAGCCTTGAAGTGCGCAAGACGTCCGAGGCGGCCATCGAGGAAGGTTCGCTGGGCGCGACCGTCGACCTGCGCACCGGCCGGCCCTTCGACTTCAAGGGCCGCACCATCAGCTTCGGCATGCAGGAATCCTGGAACTCGGTGGCGCGCAAGACCCAGCCCCGCTTCACGGGCCTGATCTCGGACCGGTGGGACACGGCCTACGGCAAGTTCGGCGCCCTCGTCTCGGCGGCGTACTCGAAACGCCGCGCCACCGAGGAAGGCTATGAAGCCGTGGACCTGTACCCGGCCAGCTTCGACGGCGGCTTCTGCTCGCCGCCGGGCGTGTCGCCCCAGGTGCCGGGCAACGACGCGGTGAAGGGCGTGGATGCGGCCAATTGCGGCTTTGGCGTACCGCGCACCAGCAACCCGGCCGCATACGGCGAGGTGCTCTCCCGCACGGACAATTTCGGCGGCACCGTCGCCACCCCGGCGGCCGGCTCGGGCGCCTTTGCCCCGCGCATTCCCCGCTACCGCCGCTCGCAGACCGACTACGAGCGCACCGGCATCACCAGCTCCTTCCAGTGGCGCCCGGCGCCCGGCACGGACGTGAACCTGGACCTGATGTACGGTAAATTCAGCAATATCCGCTACGACAACTACGTCGGCGCCATTTCGTTCGGCCGCAGCCTGGCGGCGGCAAACGGCAAGCCGCAAACGTCGATCCTGGAAGCGGAATTCGACGACAAGGGCAGCTGGACCTACGGCCGCTTCAACGGCGTGGATATCCGCACCGAGGGCCTGATGGACGTGTATGAAACGAAGTTCCGCCAGAACGTGCTGTCGGCCAGCCACCGCATCAGCGACACGCTCAAGGTCGATGTCCTGCACGGCATGTCGAACACGAACCTGGACAATCCGATGCGCGCCACCGTCATGTTCGACGCGCCGAACGTGAACGGCTTTGCCTTCGACTTCCGCCAGAACCGCAACGTGCCCACGCTCACCTACGGCATCGACGTGGCCAACCCGGCCAGCTTTACCTTTGCGCGCACGGAGCCGAACGGCACCTGGCACGGCCAGTTCTTCGGCCGCTACCTGCAATCGGATAACAAGCTCAAGACCACGGCCGCGAACCTGGCGTGGGAAGCGAACGACCATCTCACCTTGCGCACCGGCCTGTCGCACCGCAAGAACACCTGGGGCCTGTACGAAGTGGGCAACGGTTCGGACGGCGGCCTGAACCTGCCCGCCGGCACGACGATGAACGACATCTCGCGCCACATCGACGGCTTCGGCCGCGGCCTGGGCGGCACGGGCGTGCCCACCTCGTGGGCGGCGGTCGACCTGAACAAGCTGCTGGCCGTGCACAATATCGAATGCCACTGCGCCGCCGTGCCGGGCTCGGAATTCAATCTGTCCACGCCGGGCGTGACGCGCATCGAGGAAAAGATCGATGCGCTGTACGGCATGGTGGACTTCAACTACGACTTGTGGGGCATCGGCTGGCGCGGCAATGCCGGCGTGCGCGGCGTGGACACGCAAGCCACGTCGATGACCCTGCAACGTATCGCCGGCCAGCTGCAACCGATCACGTTCACGAAAAAGTACCGCGACTGGCTGCCCGCGCTGAACCTGACCGCGCAGCTGCCGAAGGATGTGTTCCTGCGCTTCTCGGCCGGCAAGACGCTGGCGCGCCCGGAGTACGGCGACCTGCGCCCGTCGGCCAGCGTGAACCACCAGTTCCAGACCGTCACCGTCGGCAATGCCAACCTGGACCCGATCCGCGCCCGCACGTACGACTTGCAGGCCGAGTGGTACTACGACAAGAATGCCATGATCTCGCTGGGCTTCTTCCGCAAGGAGATCAAGTCCTTCATCCAGAACGTGCAGCAGCGCGAGGTGTACTCGTCGCTGGGCTTGCCGAACGAGCTGCTGACCGACGCCGGTTGCTCGATCACGGGTGGCCTGCCGGCCTGCAATGTGCAGCCGGGCACCGAGGTGGTGGTGAACCGCAAGTTCAACACGCCGGGTGGCCCGCTGAACGGACTGGAATTCAATCTGCAGGCGCCGTTCAACTTCCTGCCGGGCATCGGCAAGAACTTCGGCCTGCTAGCCAACTACACCCGCGTCAAATCGAAGATCAACTACATCGTGCGGCCCGATAACCCGGCCACGCCGGCAAACGAGTTCATCGGCGATACGGCCGACTTCACGGGCCTGTCGCCGCGCGCGCACAATATCACGCTGTACTACGATGATCCGAAATTCAGTGCCCGCGTGTCGGCGGCGCACCGGTCCAGCTACATCCAGGCCGTGCTGGGCGACATCAACGGCCACGACTATACGCGCGTGAACGGCATGACGAACATCGACTTTTCGCTGTCGTACAACGTGACGCCGAACCTGCGGCTGTCGATCGAAGGCCAGAACCTGACGGACGAGGCGCTGCGCTACGGGCGCGATACGGTCCGCAACGATACGCTGCTGTATGTGCATTCGGGGCGCACGTTCGTGCTGGGGGCGAATTACAAGTTCTGA